One region of Ananas comosus cultivar F153 linkage group 9, ASM154086v1, whole genome shotgun sequence genomic DNA includes:
- the LOC109715762 gene encoding probable prolyl 4-hydroxylase 7 isoform X2, which produces MASLPPSPSSSSMALFFAFLVLVSLPTLLVARSEPTFYDPARVSRLSWRPRAFLYRGFVSHEECDHLIELAKDKLEKSMVADDESGDSVASDIRTSSGMFLEKHQDEIVARIEQRIAAWTFLPEENGEAIQILRYENGQKYDEHFDYFNDKNNQALGGHRVATVLMYLSDVKKGGETVFPDAEGKLSQHTDETWSECARSGYADLVFRRSVRDLVLQVNIHSYTLKRMSKSFPNRINIQ; this is translated from the exons ATGGCGTCACTcccaccctctccctcttcctcgtCCATGGCGCTCTTCTTCGCCTTCCTCGTACTGGTGTCGCTCCCGACCCTATTGGTGGCGAGATCCGAGCCCACTTTCTACGACCCAGCTCGCGTTTCCCGCCTCTCATGGCGCCCCAG GGCTTTTTTGTACAGGGGCTTCGTTTCCCACGAGGAATGCGACCATTTGATCGAGTtg GCGAAGGACAAGCTGGAGAAGTCGATGGTGGCGGACGATGAGTCTGGGGATAGCGTTGCGAGCGATATTCGGACGAGCTCCGGCATGTTCTTGGAGAAGCACCAG GATGAAATTGTCGCTAGAATTGAACAAAGAATTGCTGCTTGGACCTTTCTCCCAGAAG AGAATGGCGAAGCTATTCAAATCCTGCGCTATGAGAACGGACAGAAGTATGATGaacattttgattattttaacgACAAAAATAACCAAGCACTAGGAGGGCATAGAGTCGCTACAGTGCTTATGTACTTATCGGATGTAAAGAAAGGTGGGGAAACAGTGTTTCCTGATGCTGAG GGAAAACTTTCTCAACACACGGATGAAACATGGTCTGAGTGTGCAAGATCTGGTTATGCAG ATCTGGTTTTTCGAAGGTCTGTTCGAGATCTGGTTTTGCAGGTAAACATTCATTCTTATACATTGAAGAGAATGTCAAAGAGTTTTCCAAATCGAATTAACATCCAGTAA
- the LOC109715762 gene encoding probable prolyl 4-hydroxylase 6 isoform X1: protein MALFFAFLVLVSLPTLLVARSEPTFYDPARVSRLSWRPRAFLYRGFVSHEECDHLIELAKDKLEKSMVADDESGDSVASDIRTSSGMFLEKHQDEIVARIEQRIAAWTFLPEENGEAIQILRYENGQKYDEHFDYFNDKNNQALGGHRVATVLMYLSDVKKGGETVFPDAEGKLSQHTDETWSECARSGYAVKPKKGDALLFFSLHVDATTDPSSLHASCPVIEGEKWSATKWIHVHSFDDPPRRIATGECSDENALCPRWAAAGECMKNPLYMVGTEEARGFCLKSCGMCDPE, encoded by the exons ATGGCGCTCTTCTTCGCCTTCCTCGTACTGGTGTCGCTCCCGACCCTATTGGTGGCGAGATCCGAGCCCACTTTCTACGACCCAGCTCGCGTTTCCCGCCTCTCATGGCGCCCCAG GGCTTTTTTGTACAGGGGCTTCGTTTCCCACGAGGAATGCGACCATTTGATCGAGTtg GCGAAGGACAAGCTGGAGAAGTCGATGGTGGCGGACGATGAGTCTGGGGATAGCGTTGCGAGCGATATTCGGACGAGCTCCGGCATGTTCTTGGAGAAGCACCAG GATGAAATTGTCGCTAGAATTGAACAAAGAATTGCTGCTTGGACCTTTCTCCCAGAAG AGAATGGCGAAGCTATTCAAATCCTGCGCTATGAGAACGGACAGAAGTATGATGaacattttgattattttaacgACAAAAATAACCAAGCACTAGGAGGGCATAGAGTCGCTACAGTGCTTATGTACTTATCGGATGTAAAGAAAGGTGGGGAAACAGTGTTTCCTGATGCTGAG GGAAAACTTTCTCAACACACGGATGAAACATGGTCTGAGTGTGCAAGATCTGGTTATGCAG TGAAACCTAAGAAGGGTGATGCTTTGCTCTTCTTTAGCCTTCACGTCGATGCCACTACAGATCCAAGTAGCCTCCACGCGAGCTGCCCGGTCATCGAGGGCGAGAAATGGTCAGCAACAAAATGGATTCACGTCCATTCCTTCGACGATCCGCCGAGGAGGATCGCAACCGGGGAATGCTCGGATGAGAACGCATTGTGCCCGAGATGGGCCGCGGCAGGGGAATGCATGAAGAATCCCCTCTACATGGTGGGCACCGAGGAAGCGCGTGGCTTTTGTCTGAAGAGTTGCGGAATGTGCGACCCGGAGTAA